The genomic interval TATTTAAAAGCATTAATATTTTATCATCAAATGAACACATATAGTATAAATGAATTAAAGAAATCGGAACTAAATTCTATTCGTATTTTAAAACGTGGTGTATGGTTGTATTTCTTTTTTTTACTATTTGAAGGCGGGTTAAGGAAATGGATTTTACCTGGTTTAGCAACTCCATTGTTAATTGTTAGAGATCCTTTAGCCATTTGGATATTAATTGTAGCTTTGCAACGAGGTTTCTTAAAGAAAAATACTTATGTTGCCATAATTGTTGTGGTTGGGCTTATCGCATTTTTTGCGGCAATGTTCGTGGGGCATCAGAATCTCTATGTGGCTATTTTTGGGTTACGAATACTATTGATTCATTTTCCATTAATGTTCGTTATTGGTAACATATTTTCAAAACAAGATATTATTAAGTTAGGGCGTATTCTAATATATATCAGTTTTCCAATGTTGTTGTTAATTGCTTTTCAATTTTTTAGTCCACAATCTGCTTGGATAAATAGAGGGGTTGGAGGAGATATGGAAGGTGCTGGTTTTAGTGGGGCTATGGGATATTTCAGACCTCCTGGGACCTTTTCTTTTACTAGTGGTAACGCTCAGTTTTGGGCATTTGTTACCCCTTTTATTTTTTATTTTTGGTTAGTTCCTCAGAAAATTAATCGTTCGCTCTTACTTGGGGCGACAGGGGCTTTACTATTGTCAATCCCTTTGTCCATTAGTAGATCCGTATTTTTCGCAGTGATGTTAACTTTTTTGTTTGCTCTACTTATTTTTATCCGACAACCTAAATTTTTGGGGCGTATATTCATTTCAATTGTAGCCATTTTTTTTTTACTTGTGGCCTTAACTCAGTTGCCTGTTTTTAAAACTGGTAGTGAGGTGTTTATAGAAAGATTTACTTCGGCCAATAAAATTGAAGGAGGATTAGAAGGAGTTTTCCTAGATCGATTTTTAGGTGGGATGATTGGGGCTATTACGGAATCTCATGGTATTCCTTTTTTTGGCTATGGTATCGGCATGGGGACAAATGTAGGAAGTAAGCTTTTAACTGGTAAGGCTACTTTTCTTATAGCTGAGGGTGAATGGGGACGTTTGATAGGAGAAATGGGGGTTTTATTGGGATTAGTTGTTATTTTGACACGGGTTCTGTTTGTTTTTAAAGTTACACTATTGGCTTTCAAGAGAATAAAATATGGAGATATACTTCCTTGGCTGTTATTAAGTTTCGGCGCATTAGCTATATTACAGTCACAATGGGCACAACCTACTTCATTGGGTTTTAGTACCCTAATTGGAGGTTTGATCATAGCTTCGTTAAAAAAGAACAAATTTTGATTAAAAAAATAAAATAGGATTATGAAGATCATCATTTTTACACATCCTTTATTCCTTGGGTCGCAAAGTATGCCTCGATATGCTACTATGCTGGAACAGGGAATGTTGGAAAGAGGACATGCTGTAGGCCTTTGGACTGCTTCACCATTTTTTTTTAGGTTGCCTGTTCCTGTTCTTTTTAAAAAGTGGTTGGGCTATATTGATCAGTTCATTGTATTTCCGTTTCAAATTAATCGAAGACTAAAGAATCTACCTCAAAATACACTTTTTGTTTTTTCTGATCAAGCTTTAGGTCCTTGGGTACCATTAGCGGCCAATCGATTGCATGTGATTCATTGTCATGATTTTTTGGCACAACAATCAGCCAAAGGTATTATTCCCGAAAATAGAGTAGGCTGGTCTGGGATTAAATATCAAGAATTCATTAGAAAGGGATATAAGAAAGGAAAAAATTTTATTTCTATTTCTAAACAAACACAGACCGATCTTCATGATTTTATGGGGACAGTCCCTGCTCTTTCTAAAGTAGTTTACAATGGTTTGAATCAAAAATTTGAGCAATCAAATCCAGAATTGATTAGAGCGCAATTGACTAATGATTTGAAAATTAATCTCTCTTTAGGCTATATTTTGCATGTAGGTGGCAATCAATTTTATAAAAATAGAAAAGGGGTAATTGAAATTTATACCGCTTGGCGCAAATCTACTGAAATTAATTTACCATTATTATTGGTTGGTTCACATCCCACAATGGAGTTAGAACAATTAAGAGAGGAATCTCTTTTCGCATCAGACATTCACTTCTTAACTTCGATAAATGACGACTTATTAAAACAAGGATATCAAGGAGCTACAGTATTATTATTCCCTTCTTTAGCGGAAGGTTTTGGTTGGCCTATAGCGGAAGCTATGGCTTCAGGTTGTCCTGTAATCACGACTAATGAAGCTCCAATGACCGAAGTAGGAGGGCAAGCGGCTTATTATATAGATAAAAGACCATTAGATACAAAAGAAGTTGAAGAATGGGCAAAGCGATCTGCATTAATTTTGAACAATGTTATTAGACTAAATAACAAAGAACGACAACAATGTATTGATTTTGGTATTGAAAATTCCAAACGTTTTGAAACTGAAAAAGCATTGGATCAAATAGAATCTATTTATAAAAAAATTACTGAAAATAAATTTTAATGAAAATTCTTCATGTTATTTCTTCTATGCATCCCAATTCTGGAGGGACTTCCCAGGCGATTCGGAATATTATTCCAAGTCTTCAAAAAAATGACGTCGAAAATGAAGTAGTCTGTTTGGACAACTCTGATCTAGATTATGGAGCTACAGATGATTTTAAAATATATAAAATAGGGAGAGGTAAAACGTCTTATCAATATCAGTCCTTATTAGTAAAGTGGTTAGAAAATAATTTACTTACCTACGGTGCTGTAATAGTTCATGGAATTTGGCAATACCCTAATTATGCAGTATATAGAGCCATTAGCCGATTAAAAACACAAAATAAGTTAGTGCCAAAAGTTGTGATTATGCCCCACGGGATGTTAGATCCTTATTTTCAAAAGGCAACGGATCGTAAATGGAAAGCATTACGCAATGAGTTAGTATGGAAAGCGACAGAACAAAAAGCTGTTAATGCGGCGGACGCCTTGTTTTTCACTTGTGAAGAAGAACTGTTATTAGCTCAAACTACTTTTAAAGGTTATGATCCTAAAAAGGAAATTAATGTGGGGTTTGGTATTCCGCATCCACCTATTCGAACTGTTAGAATGCAAACAGTTTTTCATGAAGTACTCCCATCTTTAAAAAATAATTACTGGTTATTTTTGAGTAGGATTCATCCTAAAAAAGGAATAGATTTGTTGATTGAAGCTTATAGTCAACTATGCCTAGAGCATCCAATTTTACCTGAACTTGTTATTGCAGGTCCTACAGATTCTGTGTATGCTCAACAAATGATGACGCTAGCAAAGAATAACCCTAAAATTCATTTTACGGGGATGTTAAATGGGGAAGCAAAATGGGGGGCTTTTTATGGCTGTGATACTTATTTGTTACCGAGTCATCAAGAGAATTTTGGTATTTCGATTGTAGAAGCTATGGCTTGTCGTAAATCAGTACTTATTTCTAAAAACATTAATATTTGGAGAGAAATTGAAGCAGGTAATGGAGGGTGGGTGCTAGATAATCTGACCGTTAAAGCAATTGAAGCGCAGTTGGTTAAAATAGCAAAATTGGATATATTAGAATTAGAACTAAAAGATGCTCAGGCTTATGATACCTTTGAACAAAAATTCAGTATTGAAGTATGCGCAGCCGTTTTTACTAAAGTTATAAAAGAGTTGTAATGCTTATAAGTTCATTAATATAATATAATTTCAACTTTTTTAATAAAAATTAATTTTTATGTTAGGACATAATTTAAATGATAAAGATGCTTATAAGAGACCTGTTTTCTCGACTTCAAGTAAAATAAGACGTTTTTTATGGCAAATTACATGGTTTATTCTCTGTCGTTACTCACCAGCTCCATTACATAAATGGAGATGTTTTATTATTAGCGCTTTTGGAGCTAATTTAGGAAAGAATAATTTTATATATCCTAATTGTAAAATTTGGGCTCCTTGGCTTTTAGAAACAGAAGATGTTGCAACGATTGGCCCAGGGGTTGAGATTTATAATCCAGGAGGAGTGTTCTTAGGCCACCATTCAATTATTTCACAAGATGCCTACATTTGCGGAGCCACACACGACTATAATTCAAAACATTTTACATATTTGAGTAAAAAAATTATCATAGCACCATATTCCTGGATATGTGCAAGAGCTATAGTGTTGCCAGGTGTTATATGTAATGAAGGGAGCGTATTGGCAGCAGCAGCAATAACATCAAAAGACCTTGAATCATGGAGTGTTTATGGAGGTAATCCTGCAAAACGAATAAAAAAGAGAAACAATTTTTTGAATGATATTTAAGCAAAATTGAAAATGGACAATAGAATATTTGACCTATGTATAATAGGTAGTGGTCCCGCTGGTATTATTACAGCTCTTGAATACAGTAAACTTAATCCTGAGAAGACTATATTACTCGTAGAATATGGTAAGTCAGATACAGTAAAAAACCCATTGGATGACAGTATCATAATCTCCAATCTTACGAACCATCATCCAGTATATGAATGTACCAACAAGAAGTTTGGAGGGTCTAGCGAAACTTGGGGAGGACGTTGCGTAATGTATGATGAAGTTGATTTTATTGATCGACCAATAATTAACAATGGTTGCACATGGGATTTAGACTTGTTTGAAGAGGTAAAAAAATATTTATCGCAAACTGCTGCGTATTTCGAATGTGGTGAGGCTAAATTTAATCTAAATCAAATAGATAAATTTGAAAAAACACGTATTGCAGATGATTTTGATTCTGAAAATATATCGGACTCTGTCGTAGAAAGATGGAGTATGCCTACACGTTTTGGTATACGCTATAGAAAAGAAATATTTGCTAATAAAAATATTACCTTAATTGAGGGCTATGAAGCAAGATCTTTTGAAAAACCCATTGCCGATGGAAAAGTATCGCTTCTTGAGCTAGTTGATTGGGATAATAAAGTAAAACAAATAGAAGCTAGGGATTTTGTTATAGCTGCTGGCGCACAAGAAAGCACGAGGCTATTATTACGTAACCTGCAACTATTTAAAAATCTTAATGATGTTCCACATTCACTAGGCAAATATTACCAAGGTCATCTTAGTGGGAAAATTGCTTCGGTGCAGTTTTATGGAAATCCTAAAAAGACTGATTATGCTTTTTTGAGAGATGATGATGGGATTTATTTGAGAAGACGCTTTCAGTTTAAAGCAGATTACCTTATTGAAAATAATCTCTTAAATACAGCAATATGGCTTGATAATCCATTATATTATGATCCAAAACATGGTAGTGGGGCTATGTCGTTTATGTATATGGCAATGATTACACCTTTTTTAGGGAAAAAGTTGGCACCACCAGCAATTGCTGATTCAATAACAAAAGGGAAAGTAGAAAACTTAGATAAGCATTTATTGAACATCATAAAAGGATTTCCTTTTTCAATATCTAAACCCGCTATTATTTTTTTTAAACGGTTTATGTTAAAACGCAAACTACCTGGCGTCTTTCTTTATAGCCCTGAAAATAAATATGCGTTACACTTTCATTCTGAACAAATTCCTTATGAAGGAAATACAATTACACTATCTGAGGATGGAGATAAATTGTTAATAAATTATACACTTACGGATGACGATATAAATTCGGTTATAGCTCTTCATAAAGAGTTAGATCAATCCCTGCAAAAAAGTGGTTGTGGTAAATTAGAATATTGGTTCCCTGAAGCAGATTTATTTAATGAAATAAAAAAAATGTCGCGTGATGGAATTCATCAGTCTGGCACTACCCGAATTGCAAACTCTGCAGAAAAAGGAGTAGTAGACCGCAATCTTAAAATATTTGGTACAGCAAATATATATGTTTGTAGTAGCTCTGTTTTTCCAACTTCAGGACAAGCAAATCCTACTTTTTTTCTTGGGGCATTTGCAGTAAGGCTTGCTCATGAACTAACTTATAAAAAATAATAATGAAACAAATAGAGCTTGTGCCTGGAATAAAATCTTCAGTTTTAGGTTTTGGTTGCGCACCAATAAAAGGTTCAGAGGGTAATAATAAATCTGCTAGAGCATTAAGTGCTGCTATAGATTTTGGCGTAACGCATTTTGACATAGCTCGCTCTTACGGATATGGAGAAGCAGAAGCTTTTGTCGGTAAAATTCTTAGGCCATATAGGAAAGACATTATTATTGCAAGTAAATTTGGTATTAAAGCAAATAATAAAGCTAAATTATTAGCTCCTTTAAAACCTATTATACGTTTTGCAAAGAACCTGAATGGGAAATCGGCTGCTAAACCTTTGACTATACAAAATAACAATGTTGCATCATTAGGAAATAGGTTTCATTCTAGAATTGAAATTAATCCGTTTGAAATGAAAAAAAGTTTAGAAGAAAGTTTAAAAGCGCTAAAAACTGATTATCTAGATTATTTTTTTGTACATGAACCATTATATGAAATACAGGATGTTGCTGCACTTTTTGAGTTAGCTGAAGAGCTTAAAAAAGAGGGGAAAATAAGAGCTTTTGGTATGGCATTTATGCAAAATCAAAAAGAACTACATACTAATTATTTAGAGAGTTTTGATATTCTTCAGTTTAATAATTCCCCAGGAATACTAAACTACGAAGATGTTAAAAAAGACCGTTCTAATAAGGCAAATATTTTTTTTTCACCTATAAATGGAGTTGAGAATACACTTTTACCGGAAGAAAAGTTGTTGAAATTAAATGAGGATTTTCCTGAAAGTGTAATACTTTGTTCTATGTTTAATGAAAAACACCTTGCGTCTAATGTAAAGTTATTCTCTTAATTATAAATAATAATGCTAAATATAATCTTTGTTTAAAATGAAAAAGCATAATGAATGCTCTAATCGAATTGCGGACAGATTTACTAATTAAATTGTTTTGGTTTATTATTAGACGGGATAAAATAAATAGAATACGAAGTTAAGGTATGTATTTTGAAAACAAAAACAGAAGCAAAAGTGATTGAGTCACAGAGAATTTACTTCTATAGTAACTCTAATGAATCAAATTCAACGGATATTTTCTTTATTTCAGGAAATTTTGTGATTAAGTATTTTTTTTTGTGTTCAGCTGAAGCATTTATCATGACAAACATAACCTTAGGAGAAGGGGCAATAATAGTTGAAAGGTCTGCTGTTTTTAAGGATGTAGCAGCTTGGACTATAGTAGGAGGCAATCCAGCAAAATTTATAAAAGATAGAAAAATTGAATAAGATACCCATAACCGCTATAGTTTCGGTAAAAAATGAATCACTTAATTTGCCTAATTGTCTGATAAAATTAGAGCGTTTCGATCAATTAATTATTGTAGATTCAGGAAGTACAGATGATACCGTATCCATTGCAAAAGGGTTTGGTGCGGAAGTTATACAATTTGATTGGGATGGAAAGTTTCCAAAAAAGCGTAATTGGGCACTTCAAAATGTACATATAAAAAATGATTGGGTTTTATTTTTGGATGCCGATGAGTTTGTAACAGAAGCTTTTGTATCCGAAATTGAAGAAAAAACAAAAGATCCTAACTATAATGGTTTTACAATTCATTTTGAAAACTATTTTATGGGGAAAAAACTTCGCTATGGCTATGGTTTCAATAAATCGGCACTATTTAAAAAATCCAAAGGAGCTTATGAAAAAATAGAGGAAGATCTTTGGAGCCATTTAGATATGGAAGTACATGAACACCCAATCATCGAAGGGAATATAGGTGTTATAAAAGAAAAAGTAGTCCACAAAGATTTTAAAACACTCGAGCACTATATTAGTAAGCATAATGCTTATTCTAGTTGGGAAGCGCATCGTTACCTTCAACTGAAAGAAGGTAAAAATATTCAGTTGAGTCGAAATCAAAAAATCAAGTATTTTTTGATGAATACTGGTTTGCTACCCTGGGTCTATTTTTTTGGTGCTTACCTGCTTAAATTCGGTTTTTTAGACGGAAAAGAAGGCTTTTATTTGGCAAAGTATAAGGCTAATTACTTTTTCCAAATTCAAACAAAAATTATAGAATTAAAAAATAAACAATAAACAATGAAAAAAATATTAGTTACAGGTGGTGCAGGATTTGTTGGATCTCATTTGTGTGCCCGTTTATTAGAGGAAGGGAATGATGTAATATGTTTGGATAATTACTTTACAGGCGATAAGAAAAACATATTAAAATTATTGGGTAATCCTCGTTTTGAATTGGTCCGTCATGACATCACGGAACCTTATTATGCTGAAGTAGATGAGATTTATAATTTAGCTTGTCCAGCTTCTCCAGTTCATTACCAATACAATCCGATTAAGACTATAAAGACTTCTGTAATGGGGGCTATTAATACGTTGGGGTTGGCAAAAAGGGTAAAAGCAAAAATTTTACAGGCCAGTACCAGTGAAGTGTATGGTGATCCACAGGTGCATCCGCAACCTGAAAGTTATTGGGGACATGTTAATCCTATTGGGATCCGTTCCTGTTATGATGAAGGCAAGCGTTGTGCCGAAACCTTGTTCATGGACTATCACAATCAAAATAATGTAGCTATAAAAATTATTCGAATTTTTAATACTTACGGGCCTAATATGAATCCCGCTGATGGTCGTGTAGTTTCTAATTTTATCGTTCAAGCATTAAAAGGGGAAGATATCACGATCTTTGGTGACGGTATGCAAACGCGTTCTTTTCAATATGTGGATGATTTAGTGGAAGGTATGATTCGAATGATGAATTCAGATGATGCATTCTTAGGTCCTGTCAATTTGGGGAATCCTAACGAATTTACGATGTTAGAATTGGCAGAAGCTGTTATTGCATTAACAGGTTCTCAATCTAAAATTATACATTTGGCCTTACCACAAGACGATCCCAAACAAAGACAACCGGATATTAGTTTAGCGAAAGAAAAACTAGGAGGGTGGCAACCTAAAGTGGAGCTAAATGAAGGATTGATTAAAACGATAGCCTATTTTGAAAACCTCTTAAAACAAGAAGAGGTAAGTAGATAAACGTTCCCAAAAACAATCAAAAAGTAATGTTTTATTTCTATCAAAATCATAGATTTTGATAGAAATAAAAATAATAAAATTATGATAAAATTAAAAGAGAGAAATCATACAATTGATGCTTTTCGTGTTTTAGCTATTTTTGGAGTTGTTGCTATACATATTAAAAATGATACATCAAATGCAGCACTTATAGGTAATTTTTTCACCCCTTTGTCAGTTCCTTTTTTCTATATTGTTTCTCTTCTTTATTTTATTATTGGACTAAAATCAGTAGGGGATAATGTCGTAAAAAAGACTTTCCACAAAACTTTTTATAGAATAGTTTTGCCTTACCTAATCTGGACTGTGATTTATGTTTTATTACGGGTAATTAAAGCTCAATTAATAGGTGCTGAATCGGGGATAGTTTTTTGGCGAGCTTTTTTTTATGGAGAAAGTGCAGTTCAACTTTATTTTATACCCTATCTACTAAGTATGCAGGCTATCATACTGTCTTTGTACCTATTATTTAAAGGTAATGTTAAAAATAAATTTTATGGAATAACTTTATTAATATCTACAGCGCTATTTTTAAAAATTAGTATAGTTAATAATTGTTTTGGTAATTCCATTGGGTTTGTATTGATAGGGATTCCGTCGTATATTTCGTTTGCTTTTTTAAGTACCTTATTTTTATCAAATAGAATAAATATTAAAACTGTTTGTATTGGGGCAACAATTATAGCAGTTATTGTAGCTTTGATTGAAAATAAAATAGATCTAACTATTTCAGATTATTCAGCATTAAGTCCTTTGTTAGCATTTGGTTTGTTATTAATGGGTATTGGATTATATGATAGTATTCGCTTACCTTTAGTATTAACCTCGGCTACGTATGGCGTTTATCTTGCTCATATTTTGATTTTGGAAGGATTTGAATTTATAATTGATAAAGCACAAATTATTTTAAATTATGGTTTTTTCGAGAAATTACTTTTAACAGTATTCATTTTTGGTATTTCAATAATTCTATTATTATTGATTAGAAAATATTCTTTATTGCGTATTTTTTTATTGGGAGAAAAATAATTTAAGAAAGAATCCTGATTATTTTAGAAAAATAATACTTCCAGTATGATAAATAATTTGAAAAATTGCGTAAATCATTAGTTAAAAAAAGCAATAATCTGTATCGGTTATTTAGGACGATAGAACCCCTTTTTAAATTTGTCAATTGAATTGAATTCACCATGATTAATAAATGTTTGAAAAAAATAAGCCTACGCGTCTTATCGTTTTTTTATTTCTCGATAGTAATATATGTAGTTTTTTTTGCAAGAAGAAGACAGCAACTTGTAGATTTTAGGAATGAAATTAATTTATTTCCTTTTCAGGATAAAATTAATTTCATTCAGACAAGTAGTATCCGAAGTGAAGCTGATAAGTATGTGTTTTATTCTGATTTTTTAGGGAATATTGTTATGTTTATTCCTTTTGTTTTTGCTGTAGAATGGTTAGTGACTAAACAATATTCCAATCGTTTTCATATCTTAACATTGTTTTTATGTAGTTTTTCGATAGAAAGCCTTCAGTTCATTTTTAATATCGGAGTTTTTGATATTGATGATTTATTGCTGAATACAGTAGGTGGTCTTTTAGGCTTATTAGCCTTCAATTTTTTTAATTTTAAACGACTTAAGTCTTAATGAAAGTATCAATTATTACCATCTGTTACAATCGTGTTGCTACTATTGAAGCATCTATTTTAAGCGTGATTAATCAAGATTATCCTAATATAGAGTATATTGTTATAGATGGGAATTCTAAGGATGGTACTCAGGCTATTATCCAAAAATATACGGATGAAATCGCGGTTTATATATCAGAGCCAGATAAAGGCATGTATGATGCAATTAACAAAGGTCTTCAGTTGGCAACAGGGGATGTTATAGGTTTAATGCATTCCGATGATACTTTTTATGATACGAAAGTTGTGTCTAATATTGCCGCTACATTTCAAAAACAATGCGGCATAGATGGTGTTTACGGTGATGGAATCTATGTTACGAATGACGTAGAGGAACGTTTAGTGAGAAATAGAATTGGTGGGGAATACAATTTTAATAATATTTTGAAAGGTTGGTTGCCATTGCACCCTACGGTTTATCTTAGAAAAGCTTGTATTGAAAAATATGGAGTTTATAATTTAGATTTTAAAATAGCTTCAGATACTGAGTTTTTATTACGCTATTTATACAAACATAAAATTAAAATGTATTATCTAAATAGCTATGTCGTTAAAATGAAGATGGGTGGCCTAAGTACAGATTATAAAAGGGCTATTGCTGTTCTGAAAGAAGATTATACGATTTATAAATATCACAATATAAGCGCGCTAAAAGTTGTTTTCCAAAAGAAAGTACAAGCTTTACAGCAATATTTAAAAAAATAAAGTTTCCTTTTTACCAATAAATAAATTAGAATAATAGAACCTGTGGGGGTGAATTATAAAAAATAGTTCGATACATTATAAAAAATAAAATACAACGTCATTGGTTGTGTTGTATTCAAAAAAAGGAACACAAAAAGTGTCGAGAATTGTTTTTCAATATAAATTTCTACAGAAAATTACTTAAGCTGACGATAATTAATTACACCAACTGATTAAATCAACGAAATCATATGTCAATTTTACATAAACTAGTCCCCTTTCATATTTCCCGTTATTTTAAATTAATTTTTCTTATTTGGGATATTCTATTATTGAATGTATCTATTTGTTTTTCTTTTATGTTGCAATATGGTTCATTAGTACAAACAGATTTGAAGGAAGTTCAAACGATTTCATTGTTGTCTAATTTATTTTGGATTGGTATTTTATTAAACAAAGATGCCTATCGAATTATTAGAATTGAGCGAATAGAATCGATACTTTTTCGAATGATCAAACAATTAACGATACATCTAGCTTTAATTGCTATTTTTATTACTGTATTGAAATATCATGATATTTCTCCCATGCGACTTCTGTATTTTTATTTAATTTTCTTCATTTTACTTTTGTTTTCTCGTTTGGGCTTTATGAAAATGTTGAGGTACATCAGGTACAGGGGCTATAATTTTAGGACGGTAGTAATAATTGGGGCTAATGATAAAGGGGAGAATATCCGTAAGGTTTTAGCTAAAGACCTTACTTATGGGTACCGTATATTAGGATTTTTTGATGATGTTGTTGATCCTTTTGCTCTGATTTCTGGACCTCTATTGGGAGGCTTTGATGCGATTGAAAACTATGTTCTTAAGGAAAAAGTAGATGAAATGTATATTGCACTACATATTGAAAATATAGAAATAATCAAAAAAATGACAGCACTATGTGAACGAAATATGATTCGCATTAAATTTATTCCTGATTTTCTACAATACACTCGTGCACGCAAAGTAGAGATTACTTTCTACGAAAATATACCTGTCTTGATGTTACGCAAAGAACCTCTGGAAGCTACAGTCAACCGA from Flavobacterium ovatum carries:
- a CDS encoding undecaprenyl-phosphate glucose phosphotransferase, which gives rise to MSILHKLVPFHISRYFKLIFLIWDILLLNVSICFSFMLQYGSLVQTDLKEVQTISLLSNLFWIGILLNKDAYRIIRIERIESILFRMIKQLTIHLALIAIFITVLKYHDISPMRLLYFYLIFFILLLFSRLGFMKMLRYIRYRGYNFRTVVIIGANDKGENIRKVLAKDLTYGYRILGFFDDVVDPFALISGPLLGGFDAIENYVLKEKVDEMYIALHIENIEIIKKMTALCERNMIRIKFIPDFLQYTRARKVEITFYENIPVLMLRKEPLEATVNRLLKKTFDIFFSLFVIVLIFPWLFPILFILIKLDSPGPIFFKQERSGRDNMGFWCVKFRTMRADKNFDTSKQATIEDSRVTKMGSFMRKTNLDELPQFFNVLIGNMSVVGPRPHMLKHTEQYCELINNYLVRHYAKPGITGWAQVNGLRGETKELIDMENRVEYDIWYIENWSFLLDIKIIFSTLYNVFKGEKNAY
- a CDS encoding glycosyltransferase family 2 protein, with product MKVSIITICYNRVATIEASILSVINQDYPNIEYIVIDGNSKDGTQAIIQKYTDEIAVYISEPDKGMYDAINKGLQLATGDVIGLMHSDDTFYDTKVVSNIAATFQKQCGIDGVYGDGIYVTNDVEERLVRNRIGGEYNFNNILKGWLPLHPTVYLRKACIEKYGVYNLDFKIASDTEFLLRYLYKHKIKMYYLNSYVVKMKMGGLSTDYKRAIAVLKEDYTIYKYHNISALKVVFQKKVQALQQYLKK